The following nucleotide sequence is from Halobacillus mangrovi.
CAGTACAATGGCAGGCTACGTCTTTTCAAAGAAAAACTTCAAGTTCAAGAATACTATTTTTGAAATTAATACCATTGCTTTGATGTTCGTTCCAGCTGCCGTCGTGATTCCGCGTTATTTATTGATTGATGAAGTAGGGTTGTTAGATACATTCTTCGCCCATATCTTTCCGCTTTTAGCTATGCCGGTCGGATTGTTTCTCGTCAAACAGTTCATTGATCAAATTCCGGATGAATTGCTCGAAGCAGCCAGAATCGATGGGGCCAATGATTTTCATATATTCTTTAAAATTATCATTCCATTAGTTAAACCAGCGATCGCAACGATTGCCATACTGGCTTTCCAGGCTGTATGGAACAATGCTGAAACCTCTACGCTGTTTGTCGATGATGAAAACTTGAAAACGTTCGCTTTCTTCATGTCGACGCTAGCATCAGATACGGGAGGCAACTCTGTTGCGGGGCAGGGAATGGCAGCAGCAGCGTCGCTGATTATGTTCGTGCCGAATTTGATCATCTTCATTTTCTTGCAAAGCAAGGTCATGAACACAATGGCACACTCTGGTATCAAGTAACGAGAAGGAGGAAGGGAAATGAGGGGATTTTTCATTGCATTGCTTAGCTTATGGTTACTCATTTTGTTTCCCACC
It contains:
- a CDS encoding carbohydrate ABC transporter permease, yielding MASFHGTKINPDRFHKSQLKFYFILIPIAILMIIPIVYIFSHAFKPIDELFAYPPRFFVQKPTLQNFQDLASNTNATGVPMSRYLFNSIVVTLIVVFLTVLISTMAGYVFSKKNFKFKNTIFEINTIALMFVPAAVVIPRYLLIDEVGLLDTFFAHIFPLLAMPVGLFLVKQFIDQIPDELLEAARIDGANDFHIFFKIIIPLVKPAIATIAILAFQAVWNNAETSTLFVDDENLKTFAFFMSTLASDTGGNSVAGQGMAAAASLIMFVPNLIIFIFLQSKVMNTMAHSGIK